The Arabidopsis thaliana chromosome 5, partial sequence genomic interval CACATCACGACAtggcttctttttctttttctattttttctattttgggtttatgtaattataagacattttgtttagttcaattttctaaattattattgacaaaaaaaaagaggttaaTTTGCAGcaatatatttatcttttagacgaaatatatattaatctaataaaaataaactcgACATCATAACATAAgttaacaaataaaacattcaaaaattaataCGATCATGATCAACTGATAACGATCAATGGTAGTAACTTGGGTTTGGGCAGGTAGAATATTTGTCGTACGAACCAAACTATCCTGGTTTACACATTCTCAGCTTGAATTCACAGCTACATCTGTTGGACCAGCTTGTCTCATCAACTGACAAACACATTGAAGAAGCTAGAATCAGATTCCATTCGAGCACATAACCATACGTTATTAACAATACtttaattaagaattttatAAACCTGGAAATAAGTCTCAAACTTTGCCCGGAGTTCACTGTGCTCTTTCTTAATATCAGGCAGTGCTCCTTTTACTCTTTAAAGTATACATGTATGCAAAAACAACCATTtgcatcaatatatatatatatatatatatatatatatatatatatatatatcttgttaAAGAACATTCTCATACATATCTTAGTTTAGATGCATAAATGACAAACTTATGTATTCTATTTAGAACTAAAATTATGcaaaggaaatgaaaaataaaataaaatgaaaaggcTGTACTTACCCTTCTATGTTGCCAGCTTTGAGAAATGTGTTTGCCTTCTTAAGTTCCTTAACAACTTTGATAGCACCGATgctgtattaaaaaaaaaaaaaaaaatcagcaatttatatttattaatgttacaattcttatctctatatttcaaaacacattacaaaaatattataactagCCTGGCGCTGCTGCTTTCTAGCCGAAGAATGCATCGGGTAATCATGGGTACCTCTATTGGCTCTCGCTCCCTGTCAAAATTAAATCAACTTAAAACTTTAGATACCAACCATTAGGCATTAGCCAagtttaaattaaatcattatattcaaatataattctTGTATTCATATTTATAGGTGCGGCCCAACATTTTATATGCCCCTATGCAAACAAGATTTATACGGCCTTTAGTAAAATGCATAACAAATTACAATAACTTGGgccctttttttttctttttttttgcatctaCTTTCAACTAAATCTTGGTTTTTCATTCGAACTATGTTTCATTACATTATATAAGTTCAATGTTGATGCATTCCATATTTCCATGGATCAAAATTTCATATGAAGAGAGATAGGAAACTCACAATTCATGTTCCAAAGAAGCAATCACATTAGGGGAATCCCTAAAATAAAGAGTTATTATCTCTACAATAAAGTTAGGGTTCGTGTCTTTCGCCAGAGCCTCAAGCTGAGTATACTGACGATCAAGGTACCCCTGCGTCATTATTTACTTTGAAAGATTAAACGAGATTCCTTAGaaaattacatgtttttataaaaacaagtaattcaaaatataaatcaacCGGATTGATATGTGTAAATCATCCTCTATACGCTTAATTATATGTGCATTAGTTTGAAATATACTAACCTCGTCAAAGAAAGATTGTCTCATCTCTTCAACTTGTACATGGAGGGATTTGATCAccattttaactaaaatatttgtttggaaATAAGCTTTTGCAAATTCAAGAAGAATAATATAGGGTCAAATAGAGAGAGTGAAATGCATGTAAATGTTGCATCTACAtcaatccatatatatatggcaATAAAGTGAAAGCTtagaattataatttaatgAGAAAATCTTGAAACAACCTCTTGTTGGTCAACATTtgcaagaaaattaaaattgtatcTGTGTTTCAGTGTTTGcagtaaatattattttctatcaATAATGTATGTTAGCTTAGAGATTATAATAAGTTTTCTCTTAGAGTAATAATCGTTACATCCAAGGAGTCATTGGTGCAATGGCTCTAAACATCTGCGACTTTAAgaagctctgataccaaatctTGAAAAGTAAATACATAATCTGGAAATAATAAAGGgttttacaatagttttctttaattagATGAgctacaaaattattaaacgaTTTACATTGTATTAAGGTGAACTTGTAAGTTCCTATAATAGACGTCCCGATGATTTGGAAATTAGTTTACTGTTTACGAGtaattaatattagttttatacAGAAGATTGTTCTTCAATGGTTAAAATGGTTTATGGAAAAGGAATTTGATTGTACTTTTAAACTTCTAGACTCAGGCTGGTCCAtacaacatataaaaaatagaaaatggtttacatttaattacaaaataatcttattttaAAGGTTATTGTGTAAGATTTGGCTCTAGGGAAAAGAGTAATAGAGATTTTAGGAACTTTTAAAGGATTCATGATAAAAGAATCAAGGTACGATAAATTGTGTAATACTTTAACCGCTTTTGTCTATATAGAGATCTTTATCTTTCGGACATTGGATTATCGGACGGTCTGATTTGCTATGCTAAAAATCTCATAAgattaataattgtttttgtagcTACAcatggatatatatttttttttgacagcaCACATGGATATATTTTACCATATTTCTTTTACTATAACCAATATCTACTGATACCCAATTAATTTCCCCT includes:
- a CDS encoding histidine containing phosphotransfer protein (BEST Arabidopsis thaliana protein match is: HPT phosphotransmitter 4 (TAIR:AT3G16360.2); Has 1807 Blast hits to 1807 proteins in 277 species: Archae - 0; Bacteria - 0; Metazoa - 736; Fungi - 347; Plants - 385; Viruses - 0; Other Eukaryotes - 339 (source: NCBI BLink).) translates to MVIKSLHVQVEEMRQSFFDEGARANRGTHDYPMHSSARKQQRQASYNIFVIIGAIKVVKELKKANTFLKAGNIEGVKGALPDIKKEHSELRAKFETYFQLMRQAGPTDVAVNSS